A part of Arachis hypogaea cultivar Tifrunner chromosome 12, arahy.Tifrunner.gnm2.J5K5, whole genome shotgun sequence genomic DNA contains:
- the LOC140177223 gene encoding uncharacterized protein, which yields MLILYIHMDSSKAFFSHSSFKASIAKTLFFRALFLASAISLLSLLRFLPTLHFLSASLAPETHLQCLNQNTSGSYLFQSRVYNSFWDSFNCINHANFTTSAVNHLLRNHFLNRKATSLCVGQPSPMPAVSAMRQLGFTSVTAVSLSHNTLLSQLHYQDSSFDFVFTKDVDKVSVPALLLLEVERVLKPGGIGALLIRPNHAPSSSVSSMLRSSSVVDVTLVNGITLVVFKKRSSSAFVFNHHLQGDCPSLNSTKPLIELMEPLADEETSQEHEKRISYLPKFVNMSNRKRLVYIDIGVGGVPNNVTNWFFPSYPIDFRDFNVYFVHYNTSILLSHVKRPGITFVYHPGLSSSSKGEEFDFHAWFKETVQQADFVVLKMNAGNVEMKFLRDMFESGAICFVNELFLSCSENTEEKGCMDIYKGLRDSGVYVHQWWEADELHQGSNKVVDVR from the coding sequence ATGCTTATATTATACATACATATGGATTCTTCCAAGGCCTTCTTCTCCCACTCTTCCTTCAAAGCATCCATAGCCAAGACACTCTTCTTCCGTGCACTCTTCCTTGCCTCTGCtatctccttgctttccttgctCCGATTCCTTCCTACTCTCCACTTCCTCTCAGCCTCACTCGCCCCTGAAACACACCTTCAGTGTCTCAACCAAAACACTTCTGGCTCTTACTTGTTCCAGAGCAGGGTCTACAACTCCTTCTGGGACTCCTTCAACTGCATCAACCATGCCAACTTCACTACCTCTGCTGTCAATCACCTATTGCGTAACCACTTCTTGAACCGTAAAGCTACCTCCCTCTGCGTTGGACAACCCTCACCAATGCCTGCTGTCTCTGCAATGCGACAACTTGGCTTCACTAGTGTCACCGCTGTCTCCCTAAGCCACAACACACTCTTGTCTCAGCTTCACTATCAGGACTCTTCCTTTGACTTCGTCTTCACCAAGGATGTGGACAAGGTTTCTGTGCCTGCATTGCTGCTGCTTGAGGTGGAGCGGGTCCTCAAGCCTGGGGGAATTGGCGCACTGCTTATACGTCCCAATCATGCTCCTTCTTCCTCAGTTTCATCCATGTTGAGATCTTCAAGTGTTGTGGATGTCACTCTTGTCAACGGCATTACCCTTGTGGTTTTCAAGAAAAGAAGCTCTTCTGCATTTGTCTTCAATCACCACCTTCAAGGAGACTGTCCAAGTTTGAACTCCACCAAGCCTCTTATAGAGCTCATGGAGCCTCTTGCTGATGAGGAAACATCTCAAGAGCATGAGAAAAGAATCTCATACTTGCCTAAGTTTGTGAACATGTCTAATAGGAAGAGATTGGTGTACATTGACATTGGAGTTGGTGGGGTGCCTAACAATGTTACTAATTGGTTCTTTCCATCTTACCCCATTGATTTTAGAGATTTCAATGTATACTTTGTTCACTACAATACTTCCATCTTGTTGTCTCATGTGAAAAGGCCTGGCATAACCTTTGTTTATCATCCGGGGTTGTCCTCGTCCTCCAAGGGTGAAGAGTTTGACTTCCATGCATGGTTCAAAGAGACAGTGCAGCaggctgattttgtggtgttgaAGATGAATGCAGGGAATGTTGAAATGAAGTTTCTAAGGGATATGTTTGAAAGTGGAGCCATATGCTTTGTTAATGAATTGTTTCTCAGCTGCTCAGAAAACACGGAAGAAAAAGGTTGCATGGATATTTACAAGGGACTCAGAGATAGTGGTGTCTATGTTCATCAATGGTGGGAAGCAGATGAGTTGCATCAAGGGTCTAACAAGGTGGTTGATGTTCGGTAA